In Malus sylvestris chromosome 16, drMalSylv7.2, whole genome shotgun sequence, the following are encoded in one genomic region:
- the LOC126608491 gene encoding protein NRT1/ PTR FAMILY 4.6-like, which translates to MMFLDNIGFVANMASLVLYFMFVIHFDLSGSATTTTNYLGTTFLLTIVGGFISDAYMNRLNTTLLFGVIELMGYMLLIIQSHYTKLQPLPCLESTCVHGTKALLFYASISFVALGGGGIRGAIPALGADQFNSKDPNEHKLIASFFNWLLLSITVGAVVGVTFVVYVSSNVGWDIGFIISLSCAAVGLIFVALGRPYYRVRVPGDSPLIRVLEVLVVSVKNWKVEVPQSSDELYEIRARDSASKAELIPHSSQFRLLDKAAVLPTGLSGAGKWKVCTVTQVEEVKVLTRMMPILLSTILMNTCLAQLQTVSIQQGTLMNTRIGDFDVPSASIPVIPLVFMSLLIPIYEFAFVPLLSKITGHPNGITHLQRVGVGLVLSAISMAIAGLVEVKRKHEMVHHNHKISLFWLSFHYAIFGIADMFTLVGLMEFFYKEAPAGMRSLSTSFSWLSLSIGYYLSTVFVDLINTITSKFTKNKMGWLEGRDMNKSHVDYFYWFLAILSVVNFGIYVWCAKWYKYKNDIAVDEEMLLKAGGPQSFSASGVSIVSKAGEKEEKQNGAK; encoded by the exons ATGATGTTCCTTGATAACATAGGCTTTGTGGCTAACATGGCAAGCCTGGTTTTATACTTCATGTTCGTCATACATTTTGACCTCTCTGGCTCTGCAACCACCACAACAAATTACTTGGGCACTACATTCTTGCTCACCATTGTTGGAGGATTCATCTCTGATGCCTATATGAATCGCCTCAACACGACTCTACTCTTTGGCGTAATCGAGTTGATG GGATATATGTTGCTCATTATTCAATCCCATTACACAAAACTGCAACCTCTACCTTGTCTGGAATCAACCTGTGTGCATGGCACAAAGGCCCTACTGTTTTACGCTTCGATTTCCTTTGTGGCACTTGGAGGAGGTGGAATCAGAGGAGCAATCCCGGCTTTAGGAGCTGATCAATTCAACTCCAAAGATCCCAATGAGCACAAGCTCATAGCCAGCTTCTTCAATTGGCTTTTGCTTAGCATAACAGTTGGAGCTGTGGTTGGTGTCACATTTGTGGTGTATGTGAGCTCAAATGTTGGATGGGATATCGGATTTATCATCTCCTTGTCCTGCGCTGCGGTTGGTCTTATCTTTGTTGCATTGGGAAGGCCATATTATCGCGTCCGAGTTCCAGGAGACAGCCCTTTGATTAGGGTTCTAGAG GTTTTGGTGGTGTCTGTAAAGAACTGGAAGGTGGAGGTACCCCAGAGTTCCGATGAATTGTATGAAATACGCGCTCGCGATTCTGCTTCTAAAGCAGAGCTCATCCCCCACAGCAGTCAATTCAG ATTACTAGACAAGGCAGCCGTTCTTCCTACAGGCCTGAGCGGAGCAGGAAAATGGAAAGTTTGCACAGTCACGCAGGTGGAAGAAGTGAAGGTTTTGACAAGGATGATGCCTATTCTTCTAAGCACAATCCTCATGAACACATGCTTAGCCCAATTGCAAACCGTTTCAATCCAACAAGGCACCCTCATGAACACGCGCATTGGCGATTTTGATGTCCCATCTGCCTCAATCCCGGTGATTCCTCTAGTGTTCATGTCCCTCCTTATCCCCATCTACGAATTTGCCTTCGTTCCCCTCTTGAGCAAAATCACGGGTCACCCCAATGGCATAACCCACCTCCAAAGAGTCGGGGTGGGGCTTGTCCTCTCAGCTATCTCAATGGCCATAGCAGGACTCGTAGAAGTGAAGCGAAAACATGAGATGGTTCACCACAACCACAAAATCAGCCTCTTCTGGCTCTCTTTCCATTACGCAATCTTTGGAATAGCGGACATGTTTACACTTGTGGGGCTGATGGAATTCTTCTACAAGGAAGCTCCCGCCGGCATGCGCTCTCTTTCCACTTCCTTCTCTTGGCTCTCTCTGTCCATTGGCTACTACTTGAGCACGGTTTTTGTTGATCTCATAAACACCATCACTAGCAAGTTCACTAAGAACAAAATGGGGTGGCTGGAAGGGCGCGACATGAACAAAAGCCACGTGGACTATTTCTATTGGTTCCTCGCGATCCTCAGCGTGGTTAATTTCGGAATTTATGTATGGTGTGCCAAATGGTACAAGTATAAGAATGACATTGCGGTCGACGAGGAAATGTTGCTCAAAGCCGGAGGACCTCAGTCTTTCTCTGCAAGTGGTGTAAGCATTGTGTCCAAGGcaggagagaaggaagaaaaacaaaacgggGCCAAGTGA